In the Hordeum vulgare subsp. vulgare chromosome 7H, MorexV3_pseudomolecules_assembly, whole genome shotgun sequence genome, one interval contains:
- the LOC123410286 gene encoding phosphoribosylglycinamide formyltransferase, chloroplastic gives MEAAAVASSGSGLRCSLNPAPSQHRRGARVGLAAKRQQCCAVACGRFLLRPNARVYTAASASASAVMASGAGDSGVRRKRLAVFVSGGGSNFRSIHGAALGGKVNGDVVALVTDKPGCGGAEYARCNGIPVVVFPKSKSAPEGVSTDELLNALRDLKVDFILLAGYLKLIPGELVQAFPRSMLNIHPSLLPAFGGKGYYGLKVHKAVIASGARYSGPTVHFVDEQFDTGKTLAQRVVPVLANDTPEQLAARVLHEENQVYVEAVAALCEDRIVWRDDGVPLVRSQANPNAYT, from the exons ATGGAGGCGGCCGCCGTCGCTTCCTCCGGCTCCGGGTTGCGCTGCTCGCTTAATCCCGCCCCGAGCCAGCATAGGAGAGGCGCGCGCGTCGGCTTAGCGGCCAAGAGGCAGCAGTGCTGCGCCGTCGCTTGCGGGCGGTTTCTGCTTCGCCCCAACGCTCGCGTATACACGGCGGCATCGGCATCCGCGTCGGCGGTGATGGCTAGCGGAGCTGGGGACTCCGGGGTGAGGAGGAAGAGGCTCGCGGTGTTCGTGTCCGGCGGGGGCTCCAACTTCCGGTCGATCCACGGGGCCGCCCTGGGTGGGAAGGTGAACGGGGATGTGGTTGCGCTCGTCACCGATAAGCCAG GCTGCGGTGGCGCCGAGTATGCAAGGTGCAATGGCATTCCCGTGGTCGTGTTTCCCAAGTCGAAATCCGCACCAGAGGGGGTCTCCACAGATGAACTTCTGAATGCTCTGAG GGATCTGAAGGTAGACTTCATTCTACTTGCTGGTTACTTGAAGCTCATACCTGGTGAGCTAGTTCAGGCATTTCCCAGATCCATGCTGAATATACACCCTTCACTGCTCCCTGCATTTGGAGGCAAGGGTTATTATGGTTTAAAAGTGCATAAAGCAGTCATTGCATCTGGAGCCAG ATACTCAGGACCAACTGTGCACTTTGTGGATGAGCAGTTCGACACAGGGAAAACCTTAGCCCAAAGAGTTGTTCCTGTGTTAGCCAATGATACTCCAGAGCAATTGGCTGCAAGGGTTCTTCATGAG GAGAACCAAGTTTACGTTGAGGCAGTTGCTGCCTTGTGCGAGGATCGAATTGTGTGGCGAGACGATGGTGTCCCACTTGTCAGAAGTCAAGCAAACCCCAATGCGTATACCTAA